From the Lathyrus oleraceus cultivar Zhongwan6 chromosome 4, CAAS_Psat_ZW6_1.0, whole genome shotgun sequence genome, one window contains:
- the LOC127136810 gene encoding uncharacterized protein LOC127136810, giving the protein MRKAIKFQEGDYVFLRVTSVTSVGCVLKSKKLVLHFIGLFQILQMRKYILDLTHVIQFDGVQVRENLTVETLPLRIEDREVKHLRGKEIASVKVVWGGPVGGSVTWELKSRMIESFPELFLSDLFN; this is encoded by the exons ATGAGGAAGGCAATTAAGTTCCAAGAGGGAGATTATGTGTTCCTGAGAGTTACTTCGGTAACTAGCGTTGGCTGTGTGTTGAAGTCTAAGAAGCTTGTGTTGCATTTCATTGGTCTATTTCAGATTCTTCAGATG AGGAAGTACATTCTTGATCTGACTCATGTGATCCAGTTCGATGGTGTGCAAGTTAGAGAGAACTTGACAGTTGAGACTTTGCCGTTGAGGATTGAGGATCGTGAAGTGAAGCACTTACGAGGCAAGGAGATCGCTTCAGTGAAGGTTGTTTGGGGAGGTCCTGTTGGTGGCAGTGTGACATGGGAGCTCAAGAGTAGGATGATAGAGTCTTTTCCAGAGCTTTTCCTATCAG atttatttaattaa